The Pukyongia salina genome segment GTACATACAGATTATACAGAGCTGAAAGAAGCCTTACCGGATGATCTCGAACGAAAACTGGTCTCGGCAGAGAAACTGGCTATAGGCTGGATTGAGACCAGGACGGAAAAGGAGATGGAATTATATAACACCCTGGTGGAGGTCACTCATAATATAATCGCAGAGGCCTTTTCCGAAAAAGTGATCACTCCCGGTACTACAACCACCGACGATGTGGTGTGGTGGATGCGCCAGAAGGTTACCGATATGGGCCTGGAAACCTGGTTTCATCCAACCGTAGATATACAAAGATCGAGTGAGGCATTAAAAAGTCATATCTATTCTTTTACCAAAGGTGATAAAAGTAAGGTGATCCTGCCGGGCGACCTGTTACATTGCGATTTCGGGATCACTTATATTGGTCTTAACACCGACTGCCAGCAGCATGCTTACGTTTTAAAGGAAGGAGAAGATGAGGTTCCGAAATATCTGCGGAAAGCATTTGCCGATGGTAACCGGGTTCAGGATATTTTTACAGCTAATTTTAAAACGGGCCGTAGTGGGAATGAGATCTTGCTTAAATCACTTTCCGAGGGGAGGGAAGCAGGATTAAGGCCAGCCATCTATACCCATCCTCTGGGTACCTATGGACATAGTTCCGGTCCAACTATCGGGATGTGGGATTCGCAGGGTGGAGTACCGGTACGCGGTGATTATCCACTTTATCCCAACACGGTGTACGCTATCGAATTAAATACAACTGTCACGATAGACGAATGGCAAAAAGATGTGCGAATCATGCTTGAGGAAGCAGGATTTTACGGAGAAGACGGTTTCCGCTATGTAAATGGCCGACAGGAGGCGATCATTGCCATCCCATCAGATTAAAGGTTATTTCTGCATTTTTAGATACTTATCTACTGAATGCCTGCCCGAACCATAGAATAAAAAGAAAATACATACCAGGAGTACTGTAGAGGATACAATAAGATTGGTAGTATTCATCTCACCAATAAAGTTTATCACGAAAGCTCCCAGTAGAATTGGTAACTGCGCGATGATCGCCCATCGGGTTAATAGTCCGAATACGATCAGGGCGCCACCCACAAAATGTGCCGGAGCGATATAATGCACCAGCATCATGTCCCCGAGAACCGGTTTCACTGGTTCGTAGAGTTCCAGAAGTACAGGAAGATTGGACATGAAATAAACCCCCTTATAGAATAAGAAAACGCCTAGTGCAACACGCAATAGATCCAGTGGATAATAGGTATGCCTGTTGGCCCATTTATTCAGTGTTTTAATTGTTCCCATGACTAAATGATTATAATTATCTTACTGTAAGATACTCATTTTTAATAAGATAAAATTTAAATATTGTAAACTTTCTAAAGTCTGTTTTTATAACAGATGCCTTTCTAGTCAATTTTATCAGGCAATATGGAAGAAGAATTTGGTAACTTCAGATAGTGAAAGCTTATCCATAATTATACAACTATAATATTCTTATTACTATTCTCGTAGTTAGGTTTCTTTTTTTCTTCTGAAGCAGTAGAAGCATCTTAAGTTGGTTGAATCAGGTCCCATAAATTTCCGTACAGATCGGCAAAAACTAATACTCTACCAAAACTCTCATTTGAAGGTTCCCTTACTATCTCAACATTATGCTTTATTAAATTCTGATAGTCTCTATCGATGTTATCGGTATACAGAAATAGAAATACACGCCCCCCGGTTTGGTTTCCGATGGCATTTTTCTGCTCTGTGTTAGCTGCTTTGGCCAACAATAATCCACAGTGGCCAGATCCTTTCGGCTTTACAACTACCCATCGTTTCGACGGACTCAACACTGTATCCTCCAACAGTTCGAAATTTAGGATGTTCACATAAAAGGCAATGGCTTCATCGTAATCACGTACTACTATGGCGATCTTATTTAAATATTGGTTCATGTTGTTTTCCTATTGGTAATTCGATAAAAGAGGAGGGAAGCAATAAGTCCGATGAATGAAAAACCAGCCAGGATCCAGAATACGTATTGCTGGCCTGGTTCGCCCGGATATTCATCCAGGAAATAGCCTATCATAGGGCCCGCGAAGATATCTGGAGTGTAACCAATAAATGATACTACGCCAACAGCTGTAC includes the following:
- a CDS encoding DoxX family protein, producing MGTIKTLNKWANRHTYYPLDLLRVALGVFLFYKGVYFMSNLPVLLELYEPVKPVLGDMMLVHYIAPAHFVGGALIVFGLLTRWAIIAQLPILLGAFVINFIGEMNTTNLIVSSTVLLVCIFFLFYGSGRHSVDKYLKMQK
- a CDS encoding M24 family metallopeptidase, with product MRILLFLFFFGSLSMSSQILSEWDRAKLKDEILADRFNNLLPSLMDRADIDMWLVISREYNEDPVMRTMLPARWLNARRRTILVFYRDKTNNTIEKLAVARYDVGENISSAWDKEKQPDQWARLVEIIRERNPRKIGINISKHFGIADGLVHTDYTELKEALPDDLERKLVSAEKLAIGWIETRTEKEMELYNTLVEVTHNIIAEAFSEKVITPGTTTTDDVVWWMRQKVTDMGLETWFHPTVDIQRSSEALKSHIYSFTKGDKSKVILPGDLLHCDFGITYIGLNTDCQQHAYVLKEGEDEVPKYLRKAFADGNRVQDIFTANFKTGRSGNEILLKSLSEGREAGLRPAIYTHPLGTYGHSSGPTIGMWDSQGGVPVRGDYPLYPNTVYAIELNTTVTIDEWQKDVRIMLEEAGFYGEDGFRYVNGRQEAIIAIPSD
- a CDS encoding VOC family protein gives rise to the protein MNQYLNKIAIVVRDYDEAIAFYVNILNFELLEDTVLSPSKRWVVVKPKGSGHCGLLLAKAANTEQKNAIGNQTGGRVFLFLYTDNIDRDYQNLIKHNVEIVREPSNESFGRVLVFADLYGNLWDLIQPT